AATGATGTCATCATAGAGAAAGCATTGGATAAGGCCATTGAAGAAACTCCGGAAGCGGAAAAGCATTCATTTAGCTGGCTTAACCTGGGCAGTGAAGGCCGTGAGGAACAGCTCCTTCGTACGGATCAGGACAATGCGTTGGTATTTGCAGATACGGAGAACAACGATTCCACCCGTGAGATCATGGTTCAGGTCACCTCCAAAGTAACCGAAATGCTGGATATGTGCGGGTTTGAAAAGTGTCCCGCAGACATGATGGCGTCTAATCCAAAATATTGTCTTTCCCTCTCAGAATGTAAGAACCTCTTTTCTAAATGGATCAATGTGCCAGACCCGGCATCAATCATGAATGCCACCATCTTTTTTGATTTCCGTGCGATGTATGGTAGTCGTAGTTTAGGGGAAGAGGTTCATGAACATCTACGACGTGAACTGAAACCTGGGTCGCTTTTCTTTCATAACCTGGCAAAAAATGCCTTACAAAACCCCCCACCTCTGTCCTTTTTTAAAAATTTTCTTGTCGAACAGAGTGGTGAACATCGCAGCGAATTTGACATTAAAAAGCGCGCAATGATGCCCATATCTGATGCGGCCAGATTGCTTTGCCTGTCACATGGTATGGTGGACATTCAAAATACAGCTGAGCGTTTCCATGCTCTGGCAGAACGGGAACCCAATAATCAAAAACTTTTCGATGAGGCGGCTGCGGCTTATGAGATCATGATGCGGTATCGCGCCATGAACGGATTGCACAATTCGGACAATGGCAGGTACATCCAGTTGACTGAATTGAACAAGCTGGAGAAGCAAATGATCAAGAATGCCTTTATTCCTATCAAGGACCTACAGGAATTGATCAGTGTTCGGTTTCAAGCAAACGCTTTCGATTGATGCTTTCGAGGTTCTTTGCCAAAAAAGTCACTTATCCGGAATGGATGGCCAATTATGAGGCTCAGGTTTTCAAACCAGAGATGAAACAATCCATATGGTCGCCGGGATACGTCGTATTGGATTGTGAAACCACAGGAATTGCCAAAAAGGACAAGATCGTCTCTATAGGAGCGGTTATCGTCCAAAATAAATCCATTGCTTTAGGCAATGTGTTGGATATTCATTTGCCAATCACAGAGAACTCTGCCGCCGCTGCGATTCATGGAGAATTGTCCGATCAATCAAGGGAGAGAGACATTAAGCAGGCCCTTCCGGAGATCCTAAATTTTCTGTCCAACCATATTATCGTAGGTCATCACCTTCCGTTTGACCTGGGGAAATTGAATAAGTTGTATCAATTGCACTATCCAGGCTTCAAATTGAAAAACCCTGTCCTGGATACCATGACGATGATGAAACGCATTGATCCGGTCCGTTACGAACGAAATGTTGCCGGATCAGACAGCATGCAGCTAGATGTCCTTTGCAAAGAATTCGGCATTCTGGTGGAGAACCGACATACGGCACTGGGTGATGCTTACCTTACGGCCCAGTTGTTTCAAAAGCTTTTGGTAAAATTGAAAGCAAGAGGCATTGATACGATGGGTAATTTGCTGAAGACACCTGGTGGGTTTTAAAAGGCATTAGAAATACCCTAAAGATTTCGCGCACATTTGTAATGTGCACGAGCAACAAATATTATGGAGCTTATAGCTCCAAATAATAATGAATAGATGAAACAAAAAATATATCAAGTAGACGCATTTGCGGAATCGGTTTTTACCGGAAACCCTGCAGCAGTTTGTCCTTTGAATGAATGGCTCAGTGATGAGGTCATGCAGAAGATCGGCATGGAGAATAACCTCGCGGAGACAGCCTTTTATGTGAAAAGGGACGATTACTATGAATTGCGCTGGTTTACGCCAATGGTAGAAGTAGACCTGTGTGGACATGCGACCCTGGCGGCTGCTTTTGTGTTGTTTAATCATGAGGGTCATGATTCGGATGTCATCCAATTTCACTCTCCCAGAAGTGGGCCTCTGACTGTGACTCGAAATGGAGAATTGCTGACTTTGAATTTTCCTACGGATAAGGTCGAGGAAGTCTCCATTTCAGATTTAATGCAGTCCTGTTTAAACGTACAGCCAATAGCTGCCTTCAAAGGCTTGACCGACTTTCTTCTAATCTTCGAAAACGAACAACAGATCCGACAAGCAATTCCTGATTTGGTGAAAATTGAAGCTTTAGGAGGCCGAGGCACGATCATCAGTGCGCCAGGAGAATCGGTTGATTTTGTCTCCCGGTTTTTTGCCCCGCAATGTGGTGTTCCTGAAGACCCGGTAACGGGTTCAGCGCACACTACACTTACTCCCTATTGGTCAAAAACGCTGGATAAAACCAAAATGAACGCCATCCAGCTTTCGAATAGAACGGGTCAATTGCAATGTACTTATTTGAATGATCGCGTAGAGATCAGTGGCAAAGGGAAATTGTATTTGATTGGTGAGATTGCTTTGGGGTAGCATTCGGCATTACAAATGCCCAAAACATTTCGCCCAGATTGCAAATGTGCGCGAGCGACTGCTTTTATTAGTAGTATCTATTAAGTACCCTTCGAGAGTCACAGGGCACTTTTATTCCAACAACGCCTCCTTCAAATACGGATTTTTCTCATTGTTTTTCCAGATAAACCCATCCACGATGTAGTGGGTGATTTGTGGGACAGAAAGCAATCCTGTGGCCAGTACCTGCCAGTGCAAAGCGGGTAACTCTTCGAAATAGGGCAAGAACTTTGCGAAAAAGGCACCATTCTCTTTGTTGACAAACAGATCCCAGAAGTACTCTTCACCGAGTGCAAGTACCAAAACCCCTCCGATGACCATCAGGGCATACTTGAACTTTCCGAAGCGAATGGACTTCAGCTGGAATTTTCGCTGCTGGTAAAACAGGATCAGGGCCATATAAGGGATTCCGTGAGCCACCACATTGGTGATGGTAAATACCAGGTCGGAATTAAAATAGACAATGCCGATGTACCAATTTCCGGCTGTGGTCAATACCCAAAGCACTTTTCCTGTGGGGAATGGCTGTTCTTTTGATCGATATGTCTCCTGGACCAACCAGATTCCAATGATCAGGAAATAAAACCAGGAGCCAATTACATTTAGCGTCGAGATGAATTCCGGT
This genomic stretch from Cytophagales bacterium harbors:
- a CDS encoding 3'-5' exonuclease; amino-acid sequence: MLSRFFAKKVTYPEWMANYEAQVFKPEMKQSIWSPGYVVLDCETTGIAKKDKIVSIGAVIVQNKSIALGNVLDIHLPITENSAAAAIHGELSDQSRERDIKQALPEILNFLSNHIIVGHHLPFDLGKLNKLYQLHYPGFKLKNPVLDTMTMMKRIDPVRYERNVAGSDSMQLDVLCKEFGILVENRHTALGDAYLTAQLFQKLLVKLKARGIDTMGNLLKTPGGF
- a CDS encoding PhzF family phenazine biosynthesis protein, with protein sequence MKQKIYQVDAFAESVFTGNPAAVCPLNEWLSDEVMQKIGMENNLAETAFYVKRDDYYELRWFTPMVEVDLCGHATLAAAFVLFNHEGHDSDVIQFHSPRSGPLTVTRNGELLTLNFPTDKVEEVSISDLMQSCLNVQPIAAFKGLTDFLLIFENEQQIRQAIPDLVKIEALGGRGTIISAPGESVDFVSRFFAPQCGVPEDPVTGSAHTTLTPYWSKTLDKTKMNAIQLSNRTGQLQCTYLNDRVEISGKGKLYLIGEIALG